One Gloeobacter morelensis MG652769 DNA window includes the following coding sequences:
- a CDS encoding WD40 repeat domain-containing protein, with protein sequence MHTFYTLVSGDPWNIHGQLLHTLSDNTTPFLSVRFSPDGSILASGSVDKTVRLWSREGVLLSSLHGHTGRVNSLDFSADGRILASASDDKTLLLWRLYGPPLTAFRGHGQWVSCVGFSPDSQAFATAGGDGTLDLWDRQGRLENRVIPPATIFALAYSPDGTIIASGGNDRAVRLWTRHGSYLSQFDKQGAAVTSLSFSPNGNLIAAGGPDGLVWLWGHKGKLFKKISTGHAELAVVRFSPGGLFLATAGGVDRTIRIWSRTGILLRTLRGHPDLITDLTFSPDNQMLVSASRDGTLRYWTIAGQLLKTVNAHSNRVTSIDFSADGKTVASAGADGTVRLWGPVGESVAVLYGHKDSVGAVRFSPDSKILLSGAADGGVFLWKGWRTEASWLLNESCKQLQSYLRSNISAQSFIQDLCSVSTHRINPDDQTP encoded by the coding sequence CTGCACACATTCTACACACTCGTTTCAGGAGACCCATGGAATATTCATGGGCAGCTACTGCACACTCTTTCGGACAACACCACTCCTTTTCTAAGTGTGCGCTTTAGTCCTGATGGCTCCATCCTCGCTTCCGGTAGTGTCGACAAGACCGTTCGTCTCTGGAGTCGGGAGGGAGTTTTGCTCTCTAGTCTGCACGGGCATACAGGCCGGGTCAACAGCTTGGACTTTAGCGCGGATGGTAGAATCCTAGCCTCCGCCAGTGACGACAAGACACTGCTGCTTTGGAGACTGTATGGTCCACCCCTCACCGCTTTCCGGGGCCATGGGCAATGGGTGAGCTGTGTAGGTTTTAGCCCTGATAGTCAGGCGTTTGCAACGGCGGGGGGAGACGGCACTCTGGATCTATGGGATCGCCAGGGCAGACTTGAGAATAGAGTCATTCCTCCTGCAACTATCTTTGCACTGGCCTACAGCCCCGACGGCACGATCATCGCCTCAGGAGGCAATGATCGTGCTGTACGTTTATGGACTCGGCACGGATCCTATTTAAGCCAATTCGACAAGCAAGGGGCAGCTGTTACTAGCCTGAGCTTTAGCCCCAATGGAAACCTCATTGCCGCTGGAGGACCTGACGGCTTGGTTTGGTTGTGGGGCCACAAAGGTAAATTATTCAAAAAAATTTCTACTGGCCACGCTGAGTTAGCTGTGGTGCGGTTCAGCCCGGGAGGACTATTTCTGGCAACGGCCGGTGGAGTGGATAGGACAATTCGCATCTGGAGCCGGACGGGTATATTGCTTCGCACTTTGCGTGGGCACCCTGATCTGATCACTGATCTTACTTTCAGTCCTGACAATCAGATGTTGGTGAGCGCCAGCCGCGACGGTACACTTCGTTATTGGACAATCGCAGGACAGCTTCTCAAGACTGTTAATGCCCACAGTAACCGCGTCACAAGTATCGATTTCAGTGCAGATGGCAAAACTGTTGCTTCCGCCGGCGCTGATGGAACCGTTCGACTTTGGGGTCCGGTAGGTGAATCTGTGGCTGTGCTTTACGGACACAAAGATAGTGTCGGAGCCGTCCGCTTCAGCCCGGACAGCAAAATCCTTCTGTCCGGCGCTGCGGATGGTGGTGTCTTTCTGTGGAAAGGCTGGCGGACTGAGGCGAGCTGGCTATTGAATGAAAGTTGTAAGCAATTGCAAAGCTATCTTCGCAGCAATATTTCAGCTCAAAGCTTCATTCAAGATCTCTGCTCAGTATCTACTCATCGCATTAATCCAGACGATCAAACTCCATAA
- a CDS encoding Uma2 family endonuclease — MPESTATDLARPADFPAEIALPPADLWSDEPPMESDRHRKQMDLLIRSLESGWQSRQDFYATGNLTIYFSPHQSKSEDFRGPDFFVVLGTERRDRRSWIVWHEDGKYPNVIVELLSASTAAIDRGLKKQIYQDTFRTPDYFWFDPEGTEFRGFHLVDGRYEELSPDERGRFWSRQLELYLGVYEGWLRFFTPDGQLVLLAEEQEKQRADQEGQRADAAQRRAEQLASYLRSQGVDPDQI; from the coding sequence ATGCCCGAATCCACCGCCACAGATCTTGCTCGTCCTGCCGACTTCCCAGCGGAGATTGCCCTTCCTCCCGCCGATTTATGGAGCGACGAGCCTCCCATGGAAAGCGACCGGCACCGCAAGCAGATGGATCTGCTCATTCGCTCGCTCGAATCCGGGTGGCAGTCCCGGCAGGATTTTTATGCCACCGGCAACCTGACGATTTATTTCAGCCCACACCAGAGCAAATCGGAGGACTTTCGCGGTCCCGACTTTTTTGTGGTGCTGGGCACCGAGCGCCGGGACCGCCGAAGCTGGATTGTCTGGCACGAGGACGGCAAGTACCCCAACGTGATTGTCGAGTTGCTGTCCGCTTCGACCGCCGCCATCGATCGCGGTCTCAAAAAGCAGATCTACCAGGACACTTTTCGCACGCCCGATTATTTCTGGTTCGACCCGGAGGGCACCGAATTTCGAGGTTTTCATCTTGTCGACGGCCGGTATGAGGAACTTTCCCCCGACGAGCGCGGCCGGTTTTGGAGTCGGCAATTGGAGTTGTACCTGGGTGTCTATGAAGGTTGGCTACGCTTTTTTACACCGGACGGTCAACTGGTACTGCTGGCCGAAGAGCAAGAAAAACAACGGGCTGATCAAGAAGGGCAGCGGGCTGACGCCGCTCAGCGACGCGCCGAGCAACTTGCCTCCTACCTGCGCAGCCAAGGGGTCGATCCCGACCAGATCTGA
- a CDS encoding WD40 repeat domain-containing protein, which yields MAATISRGSAGCDALAVHFLGYLSPRQLRFSPDSKLLASASQDKTVRLWNRNGKILRTLTGHQDEVMSVDFSPDGQILASASWDGTVRMWGVQGNLVSILKEHKDGIWSVAFSPDGQRLASAGQDKTLRLWNRLS from the coding sequence ATGGCGGCAACGATATCGCGAGGGTCAGCGGGCTGTGATGCTCTTGCAGTCCACTTCTTAGGCTATCTGTCACCCCGTCAACTACGCTTCAGTCCCGATAGTAAACTGCTCGCTTCTGCTTCTCAAGATAAAACCGTTCGTCTATGGAATCGTAACGGAAAGATTCTCAGAACACTTACGGGACATCAAGATGAAGTGATGAGCGTCGATTTTAGCCCGGATGGCCAAATATTGGCATCCGCAAGTTGGGACGGAACGGTCCGCATGTGGGGCGTTCAAGGTAACCTGGTAAGTATCCTGAAAGAGCATAAAGACGGCATTTGGAGCGTCGCTTTCAGCCCGGATGGCCAACGCCTTGCTTCCGCCGGCCAGGATAAAACCTTGCGCTTATGGAATAGGCTCTCCTGA
- a CDS encoding IS4 family transposase, producing MLPLFYQHLLKERLAYDQVIFLQLLVHTLQRQQHLCIQRLAEALPLTIKTDSRRKAIQRFLLLPKLNIWHLWLPLLALIIQRFADNPHRLILAIDRTNWYKYNLLMVALIWQKRAIPIYWRLLNHDGNSSLAERRSVLRPVFRFFCSKSIVVLGDREFGSVDFARWLQAENVAYCLRLKQSEWLRYSEEAPWRCLANIHLEPGQTLWYKGVTLVKKKRFGPVNIVGKLGFQPGSRKPYHEPWWLLTNLATPQEAIAWYRCRWGIEEMFRDCKSGGYNLEKLRVEPRRFKRLLLVLAVAMSVSVLRGQRLKAQGVEKYVSRVSERGRSIRRRSTFAAGLHSEVWLEGMASCQSLVEQLMDMRKKWRQRYREGQRAVMLLQSTS from the coding sequence ATGTTGCCTCTATTCTACCAACACTTGCTCAAAGAGCGACTTGCCTACGACCAGGTCATCTTCCTTCAGCTGCTTGTCCATACTCTACAACGTCAACAGCACCTCTGCATCCAACGACTGGCCGAGGCGCTTCCCCTGACGATCAAGACCGACAGCAGGCGCAAAGCCATCCAACGCTTTCTGCTGCTTCCCAAACTCAACATCTGGCACCTCTGGCTGCCCTTGCTTGCCCTGATTATCCAACGCTTTGCCGATAATCCTCATCGCCTTATCCTTGCTATCGACCGCACCAACTGGTACAAGTACAATCTGCTGATGGTTGCTCTTATCTGGCAAAAACGCGCCATCCCCATTTACTGGAGGCTACTGAACCATGACGGCAATTCCAGTTTGGCTGAGCGCAGAAGTGTGCTTCGGCCTGTTTTCCGATTTTTCTGCTCCAAATCGATTGTGGTCCTCGGGGACCGCGAGTTCGGTTCTGTCGATTTCGCCCGGTGGCTCCAGGCGGAAAACGTCGCTTACTGTCTGCGGTTGAAGCAAAGCGAGTGGTTGCGGTACTCCGAGGAAGCACCCTGGCGATGCCTGGCGAATATCCATCTTGAACCTGGACAAACTCTTTGGTACAAAGGGGTGACTCTGGTCAAGAAGAAGCGATTCGGGCCGGTGAACATCGTTGGTAAACTCGGATTCCAACCTGGCAGTAGAAAGCCGTACCACGAACCGTGGTGGCTGTTGACTAACCTGGCAACACCGCAAGAGGCTATTGCCTGGTACCGTTGTCGCTGGGGCATCGAGGAGATGTTTCGAGATTGCAAAAGCGGCGGTTACAATCTGGAGAAGTTGCGGGTGGAGCCACGGCGCTTCAAGCGACTGTTATTGGTGCTTGCCGTGGCGATGAGTGTGTCGGTGTTGCGTGGACAACGCCTGAAGGCTCAAGGAGTAGAAAAGTACGTGTCGCGGGTGTCGGAGCGAGGTAGAAGTATTAGACGTCGCAGCACGTTTGCAGCCGGGTTGCACAGTGAAGTGTGGCTCGAAGGGATGGCGAGCTGCCAGTCACTGGTAGAGCAATTGATGGACATGCGTAAGAAATGGCGGCAACGATATCGCGAGGGTCAGCGGGCTGTGATGCTCTTGCAGTCCACTTCTTAG
- the ligA gene encoding NAD-dependent DNA ligase LigA — translation MSTTVPPEIEKRTRTLRALLHRWGYAYYVLDAPEVSDAIYDQHYRELVDLESRYPELVSPDSPTRRVGERPASAFVSVTHRVPMFSLENAFSQTELEKWGERLLREIGPDLEFVCELKIDGSATALSYEGGVLVRGATRGDGVEGEDITQNLRTIRAMPLRLLGGEVPAVLEVRGEAFIPRDEFERINQERQAAGEKLFANPRNACAGTLRQLDSRVVAARRLGFFAYTAHFGRAQSQWEALAELESHGFRVNPHRSLCRDLAEVRTFCEHWENHRHELPYDTDGVVVKVNAFDHQREVGFTSKFPRWAIAFKYPAEEKSTIVAAIAVQVGRTGALTPVAELQPVSVAGTTVSRATLHNQDRIESLDVRVGDTVIVRKAGEIIPEVVRVIGELRPPEAVPYVFPQTCPECGTAVVRAPGEAAVRCPNPRCPALIRGKIAHWCAALEIDGIGEKLIARLVSLGLVHTVADLYELSAEQLAGLERLGARSAAKLVEQLDRSRRQPWNRVLYGLGLRHIGASVSVELARAFPSAAALAQADLAAIASLYGFGEELARSVVEWFAQAENRELIERLKAHGLQLAGGERAAQSSALAGLTFVITGTLPTLSREECTALIESHGGKATSSVSSRTSYVVAGEKAGSKLARAQELKVAVLDEEQLRALIETREAP, via the coding sequence ATGTCCACAACCGTCCCACCTGAGATCGAGAAACGCACCCGAACGTTGCGCGCGCTTTTGCATCGGTGGGGCTACGCCTACTATGTGCTGGACGCTCCCGAGGTGAGCGACGCCATCTACGACCAGCACTACCGCGAACTGGTCGACCTCGAAAGCCGCTATCCGGAGCTTGTCAGCCCCGATTCGCCCACCCGGCGCGTCGGGGAGCGCCCCGCCTCGGCCTTTGTGAGCGTCACCCACCGGGTGCCGATGTTCTCCCTCGAAAACGCCTTCAGCCAAACGGAACTCGAAAAATGGGGCGAAAGGTTGCTGCGCGAAATCGGTCCGGATCTGGAATTTGTCTGCGAACTGAAGATCGACGGCTCCGCCACCGCCTTGAGTTACGAGGGCGGGGTGCTGGTGCGCGGCGCCACCCGCGGCGACGGCGTCGAGGGTGAAGACATTACCCAGAACCTGCGTACCATCCGGGCGATGCCGCTCAGGCTGCTGGGGGGCGAGGTACCGGCGGTGCTGGAGGTGCGCGGCGAGGCGTTTATCCCCCGCGACGAATTTGAGCGCATCAACCAGGAGCGCCAGGCGGCCGGTGAAAAACTGTTCGCCAACCCGCGAAACGCCTGCGCCGGCACCCTCAGACAACTTGATTCGCGGGTGGTGGCCGCGCGCCGCCTGGGCTTTTTTGCCTATACGGCTCACTTTGGGCGCGCCCAGAGCCAGTGGGAAGCGCTCGCAGAACTCGAAAGCCACGGCTTTCGGGTCAACCCCCACCGCAGTCTGTGTCGGGATCTGGCCGAGGTGCGGACGTTTTGTGAGCACTGGGAAAACCACCGCCACGAGTTGCCCTACGACACCGACGGCGTCGTGGTCAAAGTGAATGCCTTTGACCATCAGCGGGAGGTAGGTTTCACCAGCAAATTTCCGCGCTGGGCGATTGCCTTCAAGTACCCCGCCGAAGAAAAAAGCACCATCGTCGCAGCGATCGCCGTCCAGGTCGGGCGCACGGGGGCGCTCACGCCGGTGGCCGAATTGCAGCCGGTGTCAGTGGCAGGCACGACGGTCAGCCGGGCGACCTTGCACAACCAGGATCGCATCGAGTCCCTCGATGTGCGGGTCGGCGACACCGTGATCGTCCGCAAGGCGGGCGAGATCATCCCGGAGGTGGTGCGGGTGATTGGCGAATTGCGCCCGCCCGAAGCCGTGCCCTACGTTTTTCCCCAGACCTGTCCGGAGTGCGGCACGGCGGTGGTGCGCGCCCCGGGTGAGGCGGCGGTGCGCTGCCCGAATCCGCGCTGCCCGGCGCTCATCCGGGGAAAGATAGCCCATTGGTGCGCGGCCCTCGAAATCGACGGCATCGGCGAGAAGCTCATTGCCAGACTGGTCAGCCTCGGCCTGGTCCACACGGTGGCGGATCTGTACGAACTGAGCGCGGAGCAACTCGCGGGCCTGGAGCGTCTTGGCGCCCGTTCGGCCGCCAAGCTTGTCGAGCAACTGGACCGCTCGCGCCGCCAGCCCTGGAACCGGGTGCTCTATGGCCTGGGGCTGCGCCACATCGGTGCGAGCGTCTCGGTGGAGTTGGCGCGCGCTTTCCCGAGCGCCGCCGCCCTTGCCCAAGCTGATCTGGCAGCCATCGCTTCGCTGTACGGTTTTGGCGAAGAGTTGGCCCGCTCGGTGGTCGAGTGGTTCGCGCAAGCCGAAAACCGCGAACTGATCGAACGGCTCAAAGCCCACGGTCTACAACTGGCAGGCGGCGAGCGGGCCGCCCAAAGCAGCGCCCTGGCGGGGCTTACCTTCGTGATCACCGGTACGCTGCCGACGCTGTCGCGCGAGGAGTGCACCGCCCTCATCGAAAGCCACGGCGGCAAGGCGACCAGTTCGGTGAGCAGCCGCACCAGCTACGTGGTGGCGGGTGAAAAAGCCGGCTCCAAACTCGCCCGTGCCCAGGAGCTAAAGGTGGCCGTCCTGGATGAGGAGCAATTGCGGGCGCTCATCGAGACGCGCGAGGCACCGTGA
- a CDS encoding caspase family protein, translated as MSPLALRVSSNGEASRFWMLLIGVNDYLDPGLADLRYCVADCEALARALQAVCCETISPLLFVHHDGTDAGASLERVRASLRQIVDAAGAEDTVLFYFSGHGLLHRGQAVLCLADTHLADLESTGLRFAELMAGFERCRAERQLVWLDACHSGGIALGGTEEQLADPTGPLVEALRQRAARSRCFYALLSCDRQQVSWAFPELGHGVFTHFLLKGLEGAAADAQGRIEADALYRYVYHRTLRYVDRLNQQQRLISQQRRGGAPLPEYRLQTPQKIVNVVGELLIGSIPGPAPGGPVGRALVVDGSVGSEAVLAFGRLLLGASGYRDQTQYWSPAHQGLSLREALSRALACNTSALPLQTVLIYLRGRIEASADGESWLVLREGICLSRSALRLELRRAAASRQIVVLDCPGAGNLEDWVGELRLEGDQSQCLIAAAAPLSDPDRFTRALVHTLEVSGDARSGLAVTEWIKLIDRELAPGGIQLHLWLAGSQGVIEVLPGCIGQNSTATVDLGVSPYKGLRPFQEADSAFFCGRDALVGKLVAAVRSQPFVAVIGASGSGKSSVVQAGLVAQLRQGRQVLGSEGWWIKILLPGSYPFAALARLLFEGRTSDEDEMELGVEDFVRRLRERPEPIALLVVDQFEELFTLAAAEERDRFIELLEGALRYAPDRFKLVITLRADSIAPCLEYPILAAALQRSSVLVPPRLSREDYRAVILEPAAKVGLQVEAELVEILLDELNHSAGDLPMLEFVLEQLWKRRTGSLLTRRAYEAEVGGLRGALECKAEEVYESLKEPEARECARWLMLNLVQLGEGTEDSRRRLPLTRLVSRCFSPKLVERVLNIFLKAKLLVVDAVEGEEPGSSTATVEVAHEVLIRSWGRLREWLADNRIRLRTQRQIEQAADHWQSKNRETDYLLRGSDLTEAEQLFLRDEDMLSPKETAFIEISLQLRAQQLQLERKRTHQLRRLAGVLALLTVVAMGFGITAYWQSLKSQEREIDALINSAQLRFTNHQHLEALVELMRAQSLVQQTWTSSLQLREKTRIALQQSVYSNRQINRLEGHSDFISQVSFSSSRKLMASASWDRTIRLWQLDGMPIKILKGHANNVTSVCFSPDGEFMASADDRGSIYLWTSKGELRSVIQGHNATIWSLRFLTG; from the coding sequence ATGTCTCCCCTCGCCCTGCGTGTCTCGTCCAATGGTGAAGCGTCGCGCTTCTGGATGTTGCTGATCGGGGTCAACGATTACCTCGACCCCGGCTTGGCGGATTTGCGCTACTGCGTGGCCGACTGCGAAGCGCTCGCCAGGGCTTTGCAGGCCGTCTGCTGTGAAACGATCTCCCCGTTGCTGTTCGTTCACCACGACGGCACCGACGCCGGAGCGAGCCTTGAGCGGGTGCGTGCCAGCCTCCGGCAGATCGTCGATGCGGCCGGAGCCGAGGACACGGTGCTGTTCTATTTCTCGGGCCACGGTCTGCTGCACCGCGGACAGGCGGTACTGTGTCTGGCCGACACCCACCTTGCGGATCTCGAAAGCACCGGGCTGAGGTTTGCAGAATTGATGGCAGGCTTTGAGCGCTGCCGGGCGGAGCGGCAGCTGGTCTGGCTCGACGCCTGCCACAGTGGCGGGATCGCCCTGGGAGGTACCGAGGAACAACTCGCCGATCCGACCGGCCCGCTGGTCGAAGCGCTACGTCAGCGGGCCGCGCGCAGCCGCTGCTTTTACGCTTTACTCTCGTGCGATCGTCAGCAGGTCTCCTGGGCTTTCCCGGAGTTGGGCCATGGGGTATTCACCCATTTTTTGCTCAAGGGGCTCGAAGGTGCGGCGGCGGACGCCCAGGGCCGCATCGAGGCGGACGCGCTCTACCGCTACGTCTACCACCGGACGCTGCGCTATGTGGACCGCCTCAACCAACAGCAGCGGCTGATCAGCCAGCAGCGCCGCGGCGGCGCCCCGTTGCCTGAGTACCGCCTGCAAACTCCCCAGAAAATCGTCAATGTCGTTGGGGAACTGCTCATCGGCAGCATTCCCGGCCCGGCCCCAGGTGGGCCGGTGGGCCGGGCGTTGGTGGTGGACGGCTCCGTCGGCAGCGAGGCGGTGCTCGCTTTTGGGCGGTTGCTGCTCGGCGCCTCGGGCTACCGCGACCAGACGCAGTACTGGTCACCGGCGCACCAGGGACTTTCGCTGCGCGAAGCGTTGTCCCGTGCCCTGGCCTGCAACACCTCGGCACTTCCACTACAGACCGTTCTGATTTACCTGCGCGGGCGCATCGAAGCTTCCGCCGACGGCGAATCGTGGCTGGTCTTGCGCGAAGGAATTTGCCTCAGCCGCTCCGCGTTGCGGTTGGAACTGCGCCGGGCGGCGGCAAGCCGCCAGATTGTGGTGCTCGATTGTCCGGGGGCTGGCAATCTCGAAGATTGGGTAGGCGAACTGCGGCTCGAAGGCGACCAGAGCCAGTGTCTGATTGCCGCCGCCGCCCCCCTGTCCGATCCGGACCGCTTCACCCGAGCCCTTGTGCACACGCTCGAGGTGAGCGGCGATGCGCGCTCGGGCCTTGCTGTCACCGAGTGGATCAAGCTTATCGATCGCGAGCTTGCCCCCGGGGGCATCCAGTTGCACCTGTGGCTTGCCGGCAGCCAGGGGGTGATCGAAGTCTTGCCCGGCTGTATCGGGCAGAACTCCACCGCCACAGTCGATCTGGGCGTTTCGCCCTACAAGGGCCTGCGCCCCTTTCAAGAGGCCGACAGCGCCTTTTTCTGCGGCCGGGACGCGCTGGTCGGCAAACTGGTGGCGGCGGTGCGTTCCCAGCCCTTTGTGGCGGTGATCGGCGCTTCCGGCAGCGGCAAGTCTTCGGTGGTCCAGGCCGGATTGGTGGCCCAGTTGCGCCAGGGAAGACAGGTGCTTGGCAGCGAGGGCTGGTGGATCAAGATCTTGCTTCCGGGCAGCTATCCGTTTGCCGCCCTGGCCCGGCTTCTGTTCGAAGGCCGGACCTCGGATGAGGACGAGATGGAGCTGGGGGTGGAAGACTTCGTGCGCCGACTGCGCGAGCGTCCAGAACCCATCGCCCTGCTGGTGGTCGATCAATTCGAGGAGTTGTTTACCCTGGCTGCCGCCGAGGAGCGCGACCGTTTTATCGAACTGCTGGAAGGGGCGCTCCGCTACGCCCCGGACCGCTTCAAGCTGGTGATTACGCTTCGGGCCGACAGCATTGCCCCCTGCCTGGAATATCCAATCCTGGCCGCCGCCCTGCAGCGTTCGAGCGTGCTGGTCCCTCCACGCCTCAGCCGTGAGGACTATCGCGCCGTCATCCTGGAGCCTGCGGCCAAAGTCGGTTTGCAGGTGGAAGCGGAACTGGTGGAGATATTGCTTGACGAACTGAATCATTCGGCGGGCGATCTTCCCATGTTGGAGTTTGTATTGGAGCAGTTGTGGAAGCGGCGCACCGGATCGCTACTCACCCGCCGGGCCTACGAAGCGGAGGTAGGCGGCCTGAGAGGGGCTCTTGAGTGCAAAGCCGAAGAAGTCTACGAATCACTTAAAGAACCGGAGGCCCGCGAGTGCGCCCGCTGGTTGATGTTGAATCTTGTGCAATTGGGGGAGGGCACCGAGGACAGCCGCCGCCGTCTGCCGCTTACACGCCTTGTAAGCCGTTGCTTTTCTCCAAAACTGGTCGAGCGGGTGTTAAACATTTTTCTCAAAGCCAAATTGTTGGTGGTCGATGCGGTCGAAGGTGAGGAGCCCGGTTCCTCGACGGCAACGGTGGAAGTAGCTCACGAGGTGCTTATCCGTAGTTGGGGAAGGTTGCGCGAGTGGCTGGCCGACAACCGTATCCGCCTGCGCACCCAGCGACAGATTGAACAAGCTGCAGACCACTGGCAGAGCAAAAATCGTGAAACCGATTACTTGCTGCGCGGCAGCGATCTAACTGAAGCTGAGCAACTATTTTTGCGCGATGAGGACATGCTCTCCCCAAAGGAAACGGCCTTTATTGAAATTAGTCTGCAACTTCGAGCTCAACAACTGCAACTCGAGCGCAAGCGCACCCACCAACTGCGTCGCCTTGCAGGTGTTTTGGCCCTGCTTACCGTCGTCGCCATGGGTTTCGGGATCACAGCCTACTGGCAATCGTTGAAGTCACAAGAGCGCGAAATCGATGCATTAATAAACTCTGCTCAGTTGCGGTTTACAAATCACCAGCACCTGGAGGCACTCGTTGAGCTCATGAGAGCGCAAAGCTTGGTCCAGCAAACTTGGACTAGTTCTCTGCAGCTTCGAGAGAAAACTCGTATTGCCCTGCAGCAATCTGTGTATAGCAACCGTCAAATAAATCGTTTGGAAGGCCACAGTGACTTTATCAGTCAGGTCAGCTTCAGCTCCAGCAGAAAACTGATGGCATCTGCAAGTTGGGATAGAACTATCCGATTATGGCAGCTTGACGGAATGCCAATCAAAATTTTGAAGGGACATGCGAACAACGTCACAAGCGTTTGCTTCAGCCCAGATGGGGAGTTTATGGCTTCAGCCGATGATCGGGGAAGCATCTATTTATGGACATCTAAAGGCGAGTTACGCTCAGTCATTCAAGGACACAATGCAACTATTTGGAGTCTACGCTTCTTGACGGGGTGA
- a CDS encoding ISL3 family transposase has protein sequence MWRHSQKKDWDAVVRISIDEFGMRRGHDFKTVVSNIETGELLEVVDSHKQKEIIENLSRQASSVREAVEEVSIDMWGGFTKVVQQVFPNAVIVYDRFHVMRMVVSEVKKIARQCGIGKRKEQCCLLKNGKDLSVEESEKLEAALQRDKRLRQAYEYKEEFRLIYEESQTVEEGQRNLEAWLLKVRKVYGKVVQTISEHFEGICNYFISRSSSGVMEGINNRIKLIKRQGYGFTNFENLRLRLLACFTGKGSPSH, from the coding sequence ATGTGGCGGCACAGTCAAAAAAAAGACTGGGACGCAGTGGTACGCATAAGCATCGATGAGTTCGGCATGCGGCGAGGTCACGATTTCAAGACGGTCGTCAGCAATATTGAGACGGGCGAACTGCTGGAAGTGGTGGACAGCCATAAACAGAAGGAGATCATCGAAAACCTGTCAAGGCAAGCATCCTCGGTGCGTGAAGCGGTCGAGGAAGTGAGCATAGACATGTGGGGAGGATTTACGAAGGTTGTGCAGCAAGTGTTTCCGAATGCCGTGATTGTCTACGACCGATTTCACGTGATGCGGATGGTTGTGTCCGAGGTCAAAAAGATTGCCCGTCAGTGTGGCATTGGCAAACGCAAGGAGCAGTGCTGTTTGCTGAAGAATGGCAAGGACTTGAGTGTCGAGGAGAGTGAGAAGTTGGAGGCCGCTCTGCAGCGGGACAAGCGTTTGCGTCAGGCCTACGAATACAAAGAAGAATTTCGGTTAATTTATGAAGAGAGTCAGACAGTGGAAGAAGGACAGCGGAACTTGGAAGCATGGCTGCTGAAAGTTCGCAAGGTCTATGGGAAGGTGGTGCAGACGATTAGTGAGCATTTCGAGGGGATCTGCAACTATTTTATCAGTCGTTCGAGTAGCGGTGTAATGGAGGGAATCAACAATCGAATCAAGTTGATTAAGCGTCAAGGTTACGGCTTTACAAACTTTGAGAACCTGCGTCTGCGTCTGCTGGCCTGCTTTACGGGAAAAGGCTCCCCTTCACACTGA
- a CDS encoding helix-turn-helix domain-containing protein, which produces MGLEITELLELPNIYVESYSKTDKGWLLQLRPLSDGMRCPGCGRFIDRVHQAPKVIIRDLAILKRPVHLQIPRRQFHCPDCQRYATEQLEFVDWRRRHTRRFEQDVYERVQHSSLEQIAREEGISPEEVRGIFEHVAAQSKKRLGRSGTHKHR; this is translated from the coding sequence ATGGGCCTCGAAATCACCGAACTCCTCGAACTACCGAACATCTACGTCGAATCCTACTCCAAGACCGACAAGGGGTGGCTGTTGCAGTTGCGCCCTCTCAGTGACGGCATGCGTTGCCCTGGTTGTGGACGGTTCATTGACCGTGTCCATCAAGCACCAAAAGTAATCATTCGCGACTTGGCTATTCTCAAACGACCCGTCCATCTACAAATCCCCCGCCGTCAATTTCACTGTCCAGATTGCCAACGCTACGCCACCGAGCAATTGGAGTTTGTCGATTGGCGGCGGCGACATACTCGACGTTTTGAGCAGGATGTTTATGAACGGGTACAACACTCAAGCCTCGAACAGATTGCCCGCGAAGAAGGGATCAGCCCGGAGGAAGTGCGCGGCATATTTGAGCATGTGGCGGCACAGTCAAAAAAAAGACTGGGACGCAGTGGTACGCATAAGCATCGATGA